The following proteins are encoded in a genomic region of Musa acuminata AAA Group cultivar baxijiao chromosome BXJ2-11, Cavendish_Baxijiao_AAA, whole genome shotgun sequence:
- the LOC135626155 gene encoding protein S40-4-like, which translates to MAGRRQQQGTKLAAHRLFAPPAGVGAAGCDADELDESDVWGCPAEPGQAEFAKPVPSSARSRGGHPRVGDRPAAASSLPVNIPDWSKILGNCYGGSNSSSRDWWEEEDDEVGGGGRVAGPVIPPHELLCRSRAASFSVHEGVGCTLKGRDLNRVRNAIWEKTGFQD; encoded by the coding sequence ATGGCAGGGCGAAGACAGCAGCAGGGGACGAAGCTCGCGGCGCACCGCCTCTTCGCGCCGCCGGCCGGGGTCGGTGCTGCCGGGTGCGACGCTGACGAGCTCGATGAGTCCGACGTCTGGGGATGCCCCGCGGAGCCGGGCCAGGCCGAGTTCGCGAAGCCGGTGCCGTCTTCCGCGCGCAGCAGGGGGGGGCACCCCAGGGTAGGAGATcgccccgccgccgcctcctccttgcCGGTGAACATACCGGACTGGTCCAAGATTCTGGGCAACTGCTACGGCGGGAGCAACAGTAGCTCCAGGGACTggtgggaggaggaggacgacgaggtcggcggcggcggcagggTGGCGGGGCCGGTAATCCCCCCGCACGAGCTGCTGTGCCGGAGCCGGGCAGCGTCATTCTCGGTCCACGAGGGGGTCGGCTGCACCCTCAAGGGCCGCGATCTCAACCGGGTTCGCAATGCCATCTGGGAGAAGACGGGCTTCCAGGACTGA
- the LOC135627667 gene encoding double-stranded RNA-binding protein 6-like: MYKNQLQELAQRSCFNLPSYTCIREGPDHAPRFKAAVNFNGELYESPSFCTTLRQAEHSSAEVALNALSQRGPSHSLAARILDETGVYKNLLQEIAQRAGEPLPSYTTVRSGLGHLPVFACTVELAGITFTGEPAKNKKQAEKNAALAAWLSLKQLAKKAASSSIEHENNDEQEQITIARVLLHYRLKEKMAMVNNPHGTPFPKKFPIQLEKRPASLQPSPSVSKILPFIRQKSAPRVRPTSSGINDATRAPSYQQGENQSVWPQKFPTAGAAPYFPVRHFSRPCQGIAPPVTIRTAVPVFSAPPLPPAAAQVSQLPPVTGQTPIRVASPVRIRQSVPVFAAPRPVPPVNSVIPAQVKEPLSVVASSPIPKKPAPVSASAIPVQLNQPVPVAAASPLMKEPLPVVAPAVSVQIKEQPLPSVKTLEPSIKLMACPPMLPLIRLMDIVDGDDAKDLEESECTAMESLKRLEI; encoded by the exons ATGTACAAGAACCAGCTTCAGGAGCTGGCGCAGCGGAGCTGCTTCAACTTGCCGTCGTACACGTGCATACGGGAGGGGCCGGACCATGCGCCGAGGTTCAAGGCGGCGGTGAACTTCAACGGCGAGTTGTACGAGAGCCCGAGCTTCTGCACGACGCTGCGGCAGGCGGAGCACTCGTCCGCGGAGGTGGCGCTCAACGCCCTCTCCCAGCGTGGCCCCTCCCACTCCCTCGCGGCACGGATCCTG GATGAGACAGGAGTCTACAAGAACCTCCTACAGGAAATTGCCCAGAGAGCTGGGGAACCATTGCCATCATATACAACAGTTCGTTCTGGACTTGGACACCTACCTGTCTTTGCATGCACGGTGGAACTAGCTGGGATCACATTTACTGGTGAACCAGCTAAGAACAAGAAGCAGGCAGAAAAAAATGCTGCTTTAGCAGCATGGTTATCATTGAAACAAT TGGCAAAGAAAGCAGCAAGCTCGTCAATCGAACATGAGAACAACGATGAGCAGGAGCAGATCACCATAGCCCGAGTTCTCCTCCACTACCGCCTGAAAGAAAAGATGGCCATGGTAAACAACCCCCATGGAACTCCTTTCCCAAAGAAGTTCCCAATTCAACTAGAAAAAAGACCAGCTTCATTGCAGCCTTCTCCATCTGTATCAAAGATCCTTCCTTTCATACGGCAAAAATCTGCTCCAAGAGTCCGTCCTACCTCCTCTGGAATAAATGATGCAACTCGTGCACCATCCTACCAGCAAGGAGAAAACCAGAGTGTCTGGCCCCAGAAGTTCCCCACTGCTGGAGCAGCACCATACTTCCCAGTTAGGCACTTCAGCAGGCCGTGCCAAGGCATTGCACCTCCTGTGACAATAAGGACAGCGGTGCCAGTATTTTCAGCCCCACCACTTCCGCCAGCAGCTGCACAGGTGAGCCAGCTTCCTCCTGTTACCGGTCAAACACCAATCCGCGTGGCATCGCCAGTCCGCATTAGACAATCTGTGCCAGTCTTTGCCGCTCCACGACCAGTCCCACCTGTGAATTCGGTGATTCCAGCTCAGGTAAAGGAACCATTGTCGGTTGTGGCATCCTCTCCAATCCCCAAAAAACCTGCACCTGTTAGTGCATCAGCCATTCCTGTTCAGTTAAACCAACCAGTGCCAGTTGCTGCAGCATCACCGTTGATGAAGGAACCATTACCGGTCGTTGCACCAGCTGTATCAGTTCAGATAAAGGAACAGCCATTACCCTCAGTTAAGACACTGGAACCTTCAATCAAGCTCATGGCCTGCCCTCCAATGTTGCCTTTGATTCGGTTGATGGACATTGTAGATGGTGATGATGCAAAGGATCTGGAGGAGTCTGAATGTACAGCAATGGAGAGCTTGAAACGACTAGAGATCTGA
- the LOC135585549 gene encoding uncharacterized protein LOC135585549 isoform X3, whose product MVDTLPLYHEGDLLCALHLPRHLVYHSAALPIVVSAARSRRPPPTRSHPMAAAQSTNAVSSFEKVDFLKLQNGSDIRGVAVAGVEGEPVNLTEPVAEAIGAAFAAWLLERKNPNESRRLRVSIGHDSRISAKKLQDAVSRGLAGAGLDVIQYGLASTPAMFNSTLTIDETFFCPVDGSIMITASHLPYNRNGFKFFTNAGGLGKPDIKDILVRAANICVKESIQSANATVKKVDYMAVYTSDLVAAVRKAAGNTEKPLEGFHIVVDAGNGAGGFFAGEVLEPLGAITTGSQFLEPDGMFPNHIPNPEDKVAMKAITKAVHENKADLGIIFDTDVDRSAAVDSSGREFNRNRLIALMSAIVLEEHPGTTVVTDSVTSDGLTTFIEKKLGGKHHRFKRGYKNVIDEAIRLNSIGEESHLAIETSGHGALEENNWLDDGAYLMVKLLNKLASAKASGSSSGSSVLTDLVEGLEEPAFAVELRLKIDQNHPDLKGGSFRDYGEAVLKHLENKVTSDANLKKAPINYEGVRVSGYGGWFLLRLSLHDPVLPLNIEAPSNEDAVKLGLAVLAAVKEFFALDTLALDKFVQ is encoded by the exons ATGGTCGACACGCTGCCACTTTATCACGAAGGCGATCTGTTATGTGCCCTTCACCTGCCTCGCCATCTCGTCTACCATTCGGCCGCTCTTCCCATCGTCGTCTCCGCTGCAAGAAGCCGTCGCCCGCCGCCGACCAGGTCGCATCCGATGGCAG CTGCTCAAAGTACAAATGCTGTTTCATCCTTTGAGAAGGTTGATTTCCTCAAGCTTCAAAACGGAAG TGATATTCGAGGTGTTGCTGTTGCTGGTGTTGAGGGGGAACCTGTGAACCTTACAGAACCTGTTGCAGAAGCTATAGGTGCTGCTTTTGCTGCATGGTTATTAGAAAGAAAAAACCCGAATGAGTCGAGACGGCTGAGAGTCTCCATCGGTCATGATTCACGAATATCTGCTAAAAAATTACAG GATGCAGTTTCTCGTGGACTTGCTGGTGCTGGACTGGATGTCATTCAGTATGG ATTGGCATCTACACCAGCGATGTTCAACAGCACACttacaatagatgaaacttttttttGTCCAGTTGATGGGTCCATAATGATAACAG CAAGCCATCTCCCCTATAATCGCAATGGCTTTAAATTTTTCACTAATGCTGGTGGACTTGGAAAACCTGACATCAAAGATATTTTGGTACGTGCTGCAAATATATGTGTGAAGGAATCAATTCAATCTGCCAATGCAACTGTGAAGAAGGTGGATTATATGGCAGTTTATACTTCAGATCTTGTTGCTGCAGTTCGTAAGGCTGCTGGAAATACAG AGAAACCTTTGGAGGGATTCCATATAGTTGTTGATGCAGGGAATGGTGCAGGTGGATTTTTTGCG GGAGAAGTACTTGAACCTTTAGGAGCTATTACCACCGGCAGTCAGTTCTTGGAGCCTGATG GTATGTTTCCAAATCATATTCCCAACCCTGAAGATAAAGTTGCCATGAAAGCAATAACCAAGGCAGTTCATGAGAATAAGGCAGATTTGGGTATCATATTTGATACAGACGTCGACAG ATCTGCTGCCGTAGACTCAAGTGGTCGAGAATTCAACCGGAATCGATTGATTGCTTTAATGTCTGCAATAGTTCTGGAGGAA CATCCAGGAACGACTGTTGTAACAGACAGTGTTACCTCAGATGGTTTAACAACATTTATTGAGAAGAAACTTG GAGGTAAACATCACAGGTTCAAGCGAGGCTATAAAAATGTCATTGATGAAGCAATTCGCCTG AATTCTATTGGTGAAGAATCACATCTAGCCATTGAAACCAGTGGCCATGGAGCTTTAGAGGAGAATAACTGGCTTGATGATGGAGCATACCTCATG GTCAAGCTCTTAAACAAACTTGCTTCTGCCAAAGCCTCAGGTTCAAGTAGTGGTAGCAGCGTTTTGACCGATTTGGTAGAGGGCCTAGAAGAACCCGCTTTTGCAGTGGAATTAAGGTTGAAAATTGATCAGAACCATCCAGATCTTAAAGGAGG ATCTTTCCGTGATTATGGAGAAGCTGTGTTGAAACATTTGGAGAACAAAGTGACTTCAGATGCAAACTTGAAGAAAGCACCCATCAATTATGAAGGA GTTAGAGTCTCAGGATATGGTGGATGGTTCCTGTTAAGACTGTCACTTCATGATCCAGTTCTTCCTCTCAACATTGAG GCACCTAGCAATGAGGATGCTGTGAAGTTGGGGCTTGCAGTTTTAGCCGCTGTTAAGGAGTTCTTTGCTCTGGACACCTTGGCACTGGACAAGTTTGTGCAGTAG
- the LOC135585549 gene encoding uncharacterized protein LOC135585549 isoform X1 yields MVDTLPLYHEGDLLCALHLPRHLVYHSAALPIVVSAARSRRPPPTRSHPMAVMSAMSIPNSFLAQHCQRNWQSNTKRSSVLFALDIPSTRPFQVWKLAWTGMSAMQPHIISMRGISSGKPTSNMCNAAQSTNAVSSFEKVDFLKLQNGSDIRGVAVAGVEGEPVNLTEPVAEAIGAAFAAWLLERKNPNESRRLRVSIGHDSRISAKKLQDAVSRGLAGAGLDVIQYGLASTPAMFNSTLTIDETFFCPVDGSIMITASHLPYNRNGFKFFTNAGGLGKPDIKDILVRAANICVKESIQSANATVKKVDYMAVYTSDLVAAVRKAAGNTEKPLEGFHIVVDAGNGAGGFFAGEVLEPLGAITTGSQFLEPDGMFPNHIPNPEDKVAMKAITKAVHENKADLGIIFDTDVDRSAAVDSSGREFNRNRLIALMSAIVLEEHPGTTVVTDSVTSDGLTTFIEKKLGGKHHRFKRGYKNVIDEAIRLNSIGEESHLAIETSGHGALEENNWLDDGAYLMVKLLNKLASAKASGSSSGSSVLTDLVEGLEEPAFAVELRLKIDQNHPDLKGGSFRDYGEAVLKHLENKVTSDANLKKAPINYEGVRVSGYGGWFLLRLSLHDPVLPLNIEAPSNEDAVKLGLAVLAAVKEFFALDTLALDKFVQ; encoded by the exons ATGGTCGACACGCTGCCACTTTATCACGAAGGCGATCTGTTATGTGCCCTTCACCTGCCTCGCCATCTCGTCTACCATTCGGCCGCTCTTCCCATCGTCGTCTCCGCTGCAAGAAGCCGTCGCCCGCCGCCGACCAGGTCGCATCCGATGGCAG TAATGTCAGCGATGTCTATTCCAAATTCGTTTCTGGCACAGCACTGCCAACGCAATTGGCAGTCAAACACCAAACGTTCCAGTGTACTTTTTGCTCTTGATATACCCAGCACACGTCCCTTCCAGGTGTGGAAATTAGCATGGACTGGCATGTCAGCCATGCAGCCGCACATAATTTCAATGCGAGGCATCAGTTCAGGGAAACCAACAAGTAACATGTGCAATG CTGCTCAAAGTACAAATGCTGTTTCATCCTTTGAGAAGGTTGATTTCCTCAAGCTTCAAAACGGAAG TGATATTCGAGGTGTTGCTGTTGCTGGTGTTGAGGGGGAACCTGTGAACCTTACAGAACCTGTTGCAGAAGCTATAGGTGCTGCTTTTGCTGCATGGTTATTAGAAAGAAAAAACCCGAATGAGTCGAGACGGCTGAGAGTCTCCATCGGTCATGATTCACGAATATCTGCTAAAAAATTACAG GATGCAGTTTCTCGTGGACTTGCTGGTGCTGGACTGGATGTCATTCAGTATGG ATTGGCATCTACACCAGCGATGTTCAACAGCACACttacaatagatgaaacttttttttGTCCAGTTGATGGGTCCATAATGATAACAG CAAGCCATCTCCCCTATAATCGCAATGGCTTTAAATTTTTCACTAATGCTGGTGGACTTGGAAAACCTGACATCAAAGATATTTTGGTACGTGCTGCAAATATATGTGTGAAGGAATCAATTCAATCTGCCAATGCAACTGTGAAGAAGGTGGATTATATGGCAGTTTATACTTCAGATCTTGTTGCTGCAGTTCGTAAGGCTGCTGGAAATACAG AGAAACCTTTGGAGGGATTCCATATAGTTGTTGATGCAGGGAATGGTGCAGGTGGATTTTTTGCG GGAGAAGTACTTGAACCTTTAGGAGCTATTACCACCGGCAGTCAGTTCTTGGAGCCTGATG GTATGTTTCCAAATCATATTCCCAACCCTGAAGATAAAGTTGCCATGAAAGCAATAACCAAGGCAGTTCATGAGAATAAGGCAGATTTGGGTATCATATTTGATACAGACGTCGACAG ATCTGCTGCCGTAGACTCAAGTGGTCGAGAATTCAACCGGAATCGATTGATTGCTTTAATGTCTGCAATAGTTCTGGAGGAA CATCCAGGAACGACTGTTGTAACAGACAGTGTTACCTCAGATGGTTTAACAACATTTATTGAGAAGAAACTTG GAGGTAAACATCACAGGTTCAAGCGAGGCTATAAAAATGTCATTGATGAAGCAATTCGCCTG AATTCTATTGGTGAAGAATCACATCTAGCCATTGAAACCAGTGGCCATGGAGCTTTAGAGGAGAATAACTGGCTTGATGATGGAGCATACCTCATG GTCAAGCTCTTAAACAAACTTGCTTCTGCCAAAGCCTCAGGTTCAAGTAGTGGTAGCAGCGTTTTGACCGATTTGGTAGAGGGCCTAGAAGAACCCGCTTTTGCAGTGGAATTAAGGTTGAAAATTGATCAGAACCATCCAGATCTTAAAGGAGG ATCTTTCCGTGATTATGGAGAAGCTGTGTTGAAACATTTGGAGAACAAAGTGACTTCAGATGCAAACTTGAAGAAAGCACCCATCAATTATGAAGGA GTTAGAGTCTCAGGATATGGTGGATGGTTCCTGTTAAGACTGTCACTTCATGATCCAGTTCTTCCTCTCAACATTGAG GCACCTAGCAATGAGGATGCTGTGAAGTTGGGGCTTGCAGTTTTAGCCGCTGTTAAGGAGTTCTTTGCTCTGGACACCTTGGCACTGGACAAGTTTGTGCAGTAG
- the LOC135585549 gene encoding uncharacterized protein LOC135585549 isoform X2, producing MCPSPASPSRLPFGRSSHRRLRCKKPSPAADQVASDGRFCFLLMSAMSIPNSFLAQHCQRNWQSNTKRSSVLFALDIPSTRPFQVWKLAWTGMSAMQPHIISMRGISSGKPTSNMCNAAQSTNAVSSFEKVDFLKLQNGSDIRGVAVAGVEGEPVNLTEPVAEAIGAAFAAWLLERKNPNESRRLRVSIGHDSRISAKKLQDAVSRGLAGAGLDVIQYGLASTPAMFNSTLTIDETFFCPVDGSIMITASHLPYNRNGFKFFTNAGGLGKPDIKDILVRAANICVKESIQSANATVKKVDYMAVYTSDLVAAVRKAAGNTEKPLEGFHIVVDAGNGAGGFFAGEVLEPLGAITTGSQFLEPDGMFPNHIPNPEDKVAMKAITKAVHENKADLGIIFDTDVDRSAAVDSSGREFNRNRLIALMSAIVLEEHPGTTVVTDSVTSDGLTTFIEKKLGGKHHRFKRGYKNVIDEAIRLNSIGEESHLAIETSGHGALEENNWLDDGAYLMVKLLNKLASAKASGSSSGSSVLTDLVEGLEEPAFAVELRLKIDQNHPDLKGGSFRDYGEAVLKHLENKVTSDANLKKAPINYEGVRVSGYGGWFLLRLSLHDPVLPLNIEAPSNEDAVKLGLAVLAAVKEFFALDTLALDKFVQ from the exons ATGTGCCCTTCACCTGCCTCGCCATCTCGTCTACCATTCGGCCGCTCTTCCCATCGTCGTCTCCGCTGCAAGAAGCCGTCGCCCGCCGCCGACCAGGTCGCATCCGATGGCAGGTTCTGCTTTCTAT TAATGTCAGCGATGTCTATTCCAAATTCGTTTCTGGCACAGCACTGCCAACGCAATTGGCAGTCAAACACCAAACGTTCCAGTGTACTTTTTGCTCTTGATATACCCAGCACACGTCCCTTCCAGGTGTGGAAATTAGCATGGACTGGCATGTCAGCCATGCAGCCGCACATAATTTCAATGCGAGGCATCAGTTCAGGGAAACCAACAAGTAACATGTGCAATG CTGCTCAAAGTACAAATGCTGTTTCATCCTTTGAGAAGGTTGATTTCCTCAAGCTTCAAAACGGAAG TGATATTCGAGGTGTTGCTGTTGCTGGTGTTGAGGGGGAACCTGTGAACCTTACAGAACCTGTTGCAGAAGCTATAGGTGCTGCTTTTGCTGCATGGTTATTAGAAAGAAAAAACCCGAATGAGTCGAGACGGCTGAGAGTCTCCATCGGTCATGATTCACGAATATCTGCTAAAAAATTACAG GATGCAGTTTCTCGTGGACTTGCTGGTGCTGGACTGGATGTCATTCAGTATGG ATTGGCATCTACACCAGCGATGTTCAACAGCACACttacaatagatgaaacttttttttGTCCAGTTGATGGGTCCATAATGATAACAG CAAGCCATCTCCCCTATAATCGCAATGGCTTTAAATTTTTCACTAATGCTGGTGGACTTGGAAAACCTGACATCAAAGATATTTTGGTACGTGCTGCAAATATATGTGTGAAGGAATCAATTCAATCTGCCAATGCAACTGTGAAGAAGGTGGATTATATGGCAGTTTATACTTCAGATCTTGTTGCTGCAGTTCGTAAGGCTGCTGGAAATACAG AGAAACCTTTGGAGGGATTCCATATAGTTGTTGATGCAGGGAATGGTGCAGGTGGATTTTTTGCG GGAGAAGTACTTGAACCTTTAGGAGCTATTACCACCGGCAGTCAGTTCTTGGAGCCTGATG GTATGTTTCCAAATCATATTCCCAACCCTGAAGATAAAGTTGCCATGAAAGCAATAACCAAGGCAGTTCATGAGAATAAGGCAGATTTGGGTATCATATTTGATACAGACGTCGACAG ATCTGCTGCCGTAGACTCAAGTGGTCGAGAATTCAACCGGAATCGATTGATTGCTTTAATGTCTGCAATAGTTCTGGAGGAA CATCCAGGAACGACTGTTGTAACAGACAGTGTTACCTCAGATGGTTTAACAACATTTATTGAGAAGAAACTTG GAGGTAAACATCACAGGTTCAAGCGAGGCTATAAAAATGTCATTGATGAAGCAATTCGCCTG AATTCTATTGGTGAAGAATCACATCTAGCCATTGAAACCAGTGGCCATGGAGCTTTAGAGGAGAATAACTGGCTTGATGATGGAGCATACCTCATG GTCAAGCTCTTAAACAAACTTGCTTCTGCCAAAGCCTCAGGTTCAAGTAGTGGTAGCAGCGTTTTGACCGATTTGGTAGAGGGCCTAGAAGAACCCGCTTTTGCAGTGGAATTAAGGTTGAAAATTGATCAGAACCATCCAGATCTTAAAGGAGG ATCTTTCCGTGATTATGGAGAAGCTGTGTTGAAACATTTGGAGAACAAAGTGACTTCAGATGCAAACTTGAAGAAAGCACCCATCAATTATGAAGGA GTTAGAGTCTCAGGATATGGTGGATGGTTCCTGTTAAGACTGTCACTTCATGATCCAGTTCTTCCTCTCAACATTGAG GCACCTAGCAATGAGGATGCTGTGAAGTTGGGGCTTGCAGTTTTAGCCGCTGTTAAGGAGTTCTTTGCTCTGGACACCTTGGCACTGGACAAGTTTGTGCAGTAG
- the LOC135585549 gene encoding uncharacterized protein LOC135585549 isoform X4, giving the protein MVDTLPLYHEGDLLCALHLPRHLVYHSAALPIVVSAARSRRPPPTRSHPMAVMSAMSIPNSFLAQHCQRNWQSNTKRSSVLFALDIPSTRPFQVWKLAWTGMSAMQPHIISMRGISSGKPTSNMCNAAQSTNAVSSFEKVDFLKLQNGSDIRGVAVAGVEGEPVNLTEPVAEAIGAAFAAWLLERKNPNESRRLRVSIGHDSRISAKKLQDAVSRGLAGAGLDVIQYGLASTPAMFNSTLTIDETFFCPVDGSIMITASHLPYNRNGFKFFTNAGGLGKPDIKDILVRAANICVKESIQSANATVKKVDYMAVYTSDLVAAVRKAAGNTEKPLEGFHIVVDAGNGAGGFFAGEVLEPLGAITTGSQFLEPDGMFPNHIPNPEDKVAMKAITKAVHENKADLGIIFDTDVDRSAAVDSSGREFNRNRLIALMSAIVLEEHPGTTVVTDSVTSDGLTTFIEKKLGGKHHRFKRGYKNVIDEAIRLNSIGEESHLAIETSGHGALEENNWLDDGAYLMVGTCNIYMCTFLPHLWISLVNT; this is encoded by the exons ATGGTCGACACGCTGCCACTTTATCACGAAGGCGATCTGTTATGTGCCCTTCACCTGCCTCGCCATCTCGTCTACCATTCGGCCGCTCTTCCCATCGTCGTCTCCGCTGCAAGAAGCCGTCGCCCGCCGCCGACCAGGTCGCATCCGATGGCAG TAATGTCAGCGATGTCTATTCCAAATTCGTTTCTGGCACAGCACTGCCAACGCAATTGGCAGTCAAACACCAAACGTTCCAGTGTACTTTTTGCTCTTGATATACCCAGCACACGTCCCTTCCAGGTGTGGAAATTAGCATGGACTGGCATGTCAGCCATGCAGCCGCACATAATTTCAATGCGAGGCATCAGTTCAGGGAAACCAACAAGTAACATGTGCAATG CTGCTCAAAGTACAAATGCTGTTTCATCCTTTGAGAAGGTTGATTTCCTCAAGCTTCAAAACGGAAG TGATATTCGAGGTGTTGCTGTTGCTGGTGTTGAGGGGGAACCTGTGAACCTTACAGAACCTGTTGCAGAAGCTATAGGTGCTGCTTTTGCTGCATGGTTATTAGAAAGAAAAAACCCGAATGAGTCGAGACGGCTGAGAGTCTCCATCGGTCATGATTCACGAATATCTGCTAAAAAATTACAG GATGCAGTTTCTCGTGGACTTGCTGGTGCTGGACTGGATGTCATTCAGTATGG ATTGGCATCTACACCAGCGATGTTCAACAGCACACttacaatagatgaaacttttttttGTCCAGTTGATGGGTCCATAATGATAACAG CAAGCCATCTCCCCTATAATCGCAATGGCTTTAAATTTTTCACTAATGCTGGTGGACTTGGAAAACCTGACATCAAAGATATTTTGGTACGTGCTGCAAATATATGTGTGAAGGAATCAATTCAATCTGCCAATGCAACTGTGAAGAAGGTGGATTATATGGCAGTTTATACTTCAGATCTTGTTGCTGCAGTTCGTAAGGCTGCTGGAAATACAG AGAAACCTTTGGAGGGATTCCATATAGTTGTTGATGCAGGGAATGGTGCAGGTGGATTTTTTGCG GGAGAAGTACTTGAACCTTTAGGAGCTATTACCACCGGCAGTCAGTTCTTGGAGCCTGATG GTATGTTTCCAAATCATATTCCCAACCCTGAAGATAAAGTTGCCATGAAAGCAATAACCAAGGCAGTTCATGAGAATAAGGCAGATTTGGGTATCATATTTGATACAGACGTCGACAG ATCTGCTGCCGTAGACTCAAGTGGTCGAGAATTCAACCGGAATCGATTGATTGCTTTAATGTCTGCAATAGTTCTGGAGGAA CATCCAGGAACGACTGTTGTAACAGACAGTGTTACCTCAGATGGTTTAACAACATTTATTGAGAAGAAACTTG GAGGTAAACATCACAGGTTCAAGCGAGGCTATAAAAATGTCATTGATGAAGCAATTCGCCTG AATTCTATTGGTGAAGAATCACATCTAGCCATTGAAACCAGTGGCCATGGAGCTTTAGAGGAGAATAACTGGCTTGATGATGGAGCATACCTCATGGTAGGCACATGCAATATTTATATGTGCACTTTTTTGCCACACCTATGGATCTCGTTAG TTAATACATGA